Proteins from one Oscillatoria nigro-viridis PCC 7112 genomic window:
- a CDS encoding SdrD B-like domain-containing protein, whose product MSESTPTRTASQIDIGNVNIGNFQVGSISGTKYNDFNANGRPDPGEVPIPNWQIYLDLNNNGQPDFNEPSTLTNPQGNYIFANLPPGTYQVREVQQPNFRQTTPNPAPITITSGTNAGNINFGNNFNAGTIAGTKFNDINNNSSRDPGEQGLANWQIYLDLNRNNRLDGGEPFTLTNFQGNYAFVNIPADTYLVREVQQPGFRQTTPDPGPVNVTSNATVNNINFGNVFFVGSISGLKYNDLNANSVRDATDPPLANWPIYIDLNGNGSFDPGEPNTITNPQGNYTFANVSPGRYLVREAQQPGWVQTTPNPAPIDIIGNTNVVGVNFGNNFPTGSISGFKFNDLNANGINEPTEPRVANWPIYLDLNNNGGRDPNEPSTLTNPQGNFSFINLPQGIYVVREVPQPGFRQTTPNPTPITVGNGTNATNLSFGNVLVTGTISGVKFNDFNANGRLDPGEPPIANTQIYIDLNNNSSLDPGEASTFSDVLGNYSFRNVPVGSYVVREVPPPGFILTTPPALVVVSAEIRASKIDLLTGDLLTEDTEGRSAKSLNGDSRTDSSSYAGEPAANNIGADSLPLSSGGDTYRISDFLVDRSVANLGNIPNFGQQNVGLNLNAEISQIVKGNELINSALGHWVSTVAASDFSVM is encoded by the coding sequence ATGTCCGAATCCACCCCCACCAGAACCGCCAGCCAAATAGACATCGGCAACGTCAACATCGGGAACTTCCAAGTCGGCAGCATCAGCGGCACCAAATACAACGATTTTAACGCCAACGGCCGCCCCGATCCCGGAGAAGTCCCCATTCCCAACTGGCAAATCTACCTCGACCTCAACAACAACGGCCAGCCAGATTTTAACGAACCTTCCACCCTCACAAACCCGCAAGGCAACTACATCTTCGCCAACCTGCCGCCGGGCACTTACCAAGTTAGGGAAGTCCAGCAGCCGAACTTTCGCCAAACTACCCCAAATCCCGCACCCATCACGATTACCAGCGGCACAAATGCTGGCAATATCAATTTTGGCAACAACTTTAACGCAGGGACGATCGCAGGGACAAAATTCAACGACATCAACAACAACAGCAGCCGAGATCCGGGGGAACAAGGGCTAGCTAACTGGCAAATTTACCTCGACCTCAACCGCAACAACAGGCTCGACGGCGGCGAACCTTTTACTTTGACAAACTTTCAAGGCAATTACGCTTTTGTCAATATTCCTGCAGATACATATTTGGTCAGAGAAGTCCAGCAACCGGGTTTTCGCCAAACCACGCCTGACCCCGGCCCGGTTAACGTTACTTCCAATGCCACTGTCAACAACATCAATTTTGGCAATGTCTTTTTTGTCGGCAGCATCAGCGGTCTCAAATACAACGACCTCAATGCCAACAGCGTCCGAGATGCGACAGACCCCCCTCTGGCCAACTGGCCAATTTACATCGACCTCAACGGCAACGGCAGCTTCGATCCGGGCGAACCCAATACCATCACAAACCCCCAAGGCAACTACACTTTTGCCAATGTTTCTCCCGGCCGATATTTGGTGAGGGAAGCCCAGCAACCGGGATGGGTACAGACTACGCCAAATCCAGCCCCGATCGACATCATCGGCAATACCAACGTTGTCGGCGTCAATTTCGGCAACAATTTTCCTACCGGCAGCATCAGCGGCTTCAAGTTCAACGACCTCAACGCTAACGGTATCAACGAACCGACGGAACCGAGAGTTGCCAACTGGCCGATTTACCTTGACCTCAACAACAACGGAGGCCGAGACCCCAACGAACCTTCGACTTTAACCAACCCCCAAGGTAATTTCTCTTTTATCAATTTGCCTCAAGGGATCTATGTGGTGAGGGAAGTCCCGCAGCCCGGTTTTCGACAAACCACGCCAAATCCGACTCCCATTACCGTGGGCAATGGCACAAATGCCACTAATCTCAGCTTCGGCAACGTGTTGGTGACTGGCACCATCAGCGGTGTGAAATTTAACGATTTTAACGCCAACGGCCGCCTAGATCCGGGGGAACCGCCGATCGCCAACACTCAGATTTACATCGACCTCAACAACAACAGCAGTTTAGATCCGGGCGAAGCGAGTACCTTCAGCGACGTTCTGGGCAATTACAGTTTCCGCAACGTTCCGGTAGGTAGTTATGTTGTCCGCGAAGTTCCGCCGCCCGGTTTCATCCTAACGACCCCGCCTGCGCTAGTTGTTGTCTCGGCAGAGATTCGGGCCAGCAAAATCGATTTGCTGACGGGAGATTTGCTGACAGAAGATACTGAGGGTAGGTCGGCTAAATCCTTGAATGGGGATTCGCGGACGGATTCCAGCAGCTATGCGGGCGAACCTGCAGCCAATAATATTGGGGCAGATAGCTTGCCATTGAGTTCGGGTGGTGATACTTATCGAATTAGTGATTTTTTGGTCGATCGATCTGTTGCAAATTTAGGCAATATTCCTAACTTTGGGCAACAGAATGTCGGTCTGAATCTGAATGCAGAAATCAGCCAAATTGTCAAGGGAAATGAATTAATTAATTCGGCGCTCGGACACTGGGTCAGCACTGTGGCCGCGAGTGATTTCTCGGTTATGTAG